The following coding sequences lie in one Alosa alosa isolate M-15738 ecotype Scorff River chromosome 21, AALO_Geno_1.1, whole genome shotgun sequence genomic window:
- the LOC125286404 gene encoding gonadotropin subunit beta-1-like, whose amino-acid sequence MHVVTMVALWSLVRAVVPECQLVNISIPVEMENGRCCYMETQGCAGLCSNTAPVYRSPSGKQNAEVSCHFQEWTYETRRVPEQCYSGSELLLLTVPKALSCKCSTCNTNHYDCSPLSPEQVCRPSEPPLLPHHL is encoded by the exons ATGCACGTGGTTACCATGGTTGCGCTGTGGAGCCTGGTGCGGGCGGTGGTGCCAGAGTGCCAGCTGGTCAACATCAGCATCCCCGTGGAGATGGAAAATGGCCGATGCTGCTACATGGAGACCCAGGGGTGTGCTGGCCTGTGCTCAAACACG gcaCCTGTGTACAGGAGTCCCTCAGGGAAGCAAAACGCGGAGGTGAGCTGCCACTTCCAGGAGTGGACCTACGAGACCCGCCGCGTTCCCGAGCAATGCTACTCCGGGTCGGAGCTGCTCCTGCTGACGGTGCCGAAGGCCCTCAGCTGTAAGTGCAGTACCTGCAACACCAACCACTACGACTGCAGCCCCCTCAGCCCCGAGCAGGTGTGCCGTCCCTCCGAACCCCCCCTGCTGCCGCACCACCTATGA